Proteins found in one Oceaniferula flava genomic segment:
- a CDS encoding sulfatase family protein yields MLLLSTLPHAMGAPDIVRKPNIILITADDLNYNSVGAYGCKVSKITPNIDRLAAEGMKFNHAHVNIAVCQPSRQSVMTGCYPHRNGAKGFQPINEEIPTLQEYLKSSGYVNGILGKEVHLKPKHKYCWDYYITESQLSSGAGIGRSPEKYYSFANAFISMAKRQGKPFFLMANIHDPHRPFAGSEQEKKSWGANLPKVTRWIREDEISVPQFLPDLPEIRKEIAQYFTSVHRGDQSVGAVMSALEESGLAENTMVMFISDNGMATPFAKANCYLNSTKTPWIVKWPGHVTPGSVDSEHVISGIDYMPTVLDAIGLKSAAGMDGTSFLPVLHGKKQTTRKYAFTQFHETYSRSQYPMRAVQGRRYGYLINFWANRTGAMRMDSTSGLAFRSMQQAGKSDPAIAARVALFEHRVLEEFYDFEKDPDALHNLIADPEYKDQISEMRSELKAQMAKTHDPALQAFVDRDTPSAVDAFMKQQRTRARNRKK; encoded by the coding sequence ATGCTTCTGCTGAGCACCCTTCCACACGCGATGGGAGCTCCCGACATCGTTCGAAAACCAAACATTATTCTGATCACAGCAGATGATCTCAACTACAACTCCGTCGGAGCCTACGGGTGCAAGGTTTCAAAAATCACGCCCAACATTGATCGCCTTGCGGCAGAGGGGATGAAGTTTAATCACGCGCATGTCAATATTGCGGTCTGCCAACCATCCAGACAGTCTGTCATGACGGGATGCTATCCGCACCGCAATGGAGCCAAGGGATTCCAACCAATCAATGAAGAGATTCCAACATTGCAGGAATACCTGAAATCATCCGGTTATGTTAATGGCATCCTCGGCAAGGAAGTGCACTTGAAGCCTAAACACAAATATTGTTGGGACTATTATATCACAGAGTCCCAGCTATCCTCCGGTGCTGGAATCGGAAGGTCGCCTGAAAAATATTACTCGTTTGCAAATGCATTTATCTCGATGGCCAAGCGCCAAGGAAAACCGTTTTTCCTGATGGCCAACATTCATGACCCTCACCGGCCTTTCGCTGGGAGTGAGCAGGAGAAAAAGAGCTGGGGGGCCAATTTGCCCAAGGTCACTCGTTGGATCAGAGAAGATGAAATATCAGTACCTCAATTCCTCCCCGACCTTCCTGAAATTCGGAAGGAGATCGCGCAATACTTCACATCAGTTCATCGCGGTGATCAATCCGTTGGTGCTGTGATGAGCGCGTTAGAAGAGTCCGGCCTAGCTGAAAATACCATGGTCATGTTCATTAGCGATAACGGTATGGCAACCCCCTTCGCTAAAGCCAATTGTTATCTCAACAGCACGAAGACGCCGTGGATTGTCAAATGGCCCGGACATGTGACTCCCGGATCTGTGGATTCCGAACACGTGATCTCGGGAATCGACTACATGCCAACTGTACTCGATGCGATTGGACTGAAATCCGCCGCTGGTATGGACGGCACCAGTTTTCTGCCAGTGCTCCATGGCAAGAAGCAAACAACACGAAAGTATGCCTTTACCCAGTTTCACGAGACTTACTCCAGAAGCCAATACCCTATGCGTGCTGTGCAGGGCAGGCGATATGGCTACCTGATTAACTTCTGGGCAAATCGAACTGGAGCGATGCGCATGGATTCCACAAGCGGGCTTGCTTTCAGATCGATGCAGCAAGCGGGAAAATCGGACCCAGCCATAGCTGCCCGTGTCGCTTTATTTGAGCACCGAGTATTAGAGGAATTTTACGATTTCGAGAAGGACCCTGACGCTTTACACAACTTGATTGCAGATCCGGAATATAAGGACCAAATCTCGGAAATGCGGTCCGAGCTCAAAGCGCAAATGGCGAAGACCCATGACCCCGCGCTACAAGCCTTCGTCGACCGGGACACTCCATCCGCAGTTGATGCGTTTATGAAACAACAGCGGACTCGCGCTCGAAACAGGAAAAAGTAG
- a CDS encoding PEP-CTERM sorting domain-containing protein, which yields MKHMNYRIPLSAFAGLAISIATSHAAITYVDAQAGAGGNTRESGELQSDTSWVGADVSGYNNTQWAERGTGAENYFQAMPDGDPSGIPQLTTTISGLTDGQTYKVWAYFRDQIDDTSEPYQNWVLAAGLTPSLDTTYWSDSQPLATHNGATPVIGTGGTGTISSTGVSEASAADFAGIAPATGTSPSRLYSVYLGEVTLSGDTEIDVYVDMLIAGSNSSTRTYYTGVGYELQPVPEPSSSALLGLGALALILRRRK from the coding sequence ATGAAACACATGAACTATCGTATTCCATTATCTGCCTTTGCCGGCCTGGCAATATCTATCGCCACCTCTCACGCTGCCATTACTTACGTTGACGCTCAAGCAGGCGCTGGAGGAAACACACGAGAATCAGGAGAGCTTCAAAGTGATACAAGCTGGGTAGGAGCTGATGTTTCTGGTTACAACAACACTCAGTGGGCCGAGCGAGGCACAGGAGCCGAGAACTATTTCCAAGCGATGCCTGATGGAGACCCAAGCGGTATCCCGCAGTTGACCACGACGATCTCAGGTCTGACCGACGGCCAAACCTACAAGGTCTGGGCCTATTTCCGGGATCAGATTGATGACACCTCTGAGCCATACCAAAACTGGGTGCTGGCGGCAGGTCTCACCCCGTCATTGGACACGACATACTGGTCTGATAGCCAACCTCTGGCTACACACAACGGCGCTACCCCAGTAATCGGAACCGGTGGCACGGGCACGATCTCTTCGACTGGCGTCTCTGAGGCATCGGCTGCCGACTTTGCAGGCATTGCTCCCGCAACAGGGACAAGTCCGAGTAGACTTTACTCGGTCTATCTAGGAGAGGTTACCCTGTCTGGAGATACAGAAATCGACGTTTATGTGGACATGCTGATTGCCGGCTCGAATAGCTCCACTCGGACCTATTACACCGGGGTTGGCTATGAACTCCAGCCTGTTCCAGAGCCTTCTTCGAGTGCTCTGCTCGGTCTCGGTGCTCTTGCTTTGATTCTTCGCCGCCGGAAGTAA
- a CDS encoding substrate-binding domain-containing protein: MSEFQVITAAEQVATHLRNELARGAWVGVLPGSNRLAELLGVGHGTIDTALGILEKDGLIVPQGVGRRRRIVSGGKQNTPSLQIKILLYEKSDGSSHYIVDLFHRLHEAGHQAAFTEKSLLDMKMDTSRIKRHVKNTTADAWIVFGGSRSVLEWFAKRPEPVFALAGRRRSVEIAGCGPDKVMAQTAILKKLVGFGHRRIVILSREEHRVPRPGHFEQSFLEQMAAHGLPVGQYNLPNWSNDPGGLQDCLDSLFATTPPTAMFIEEMPIFVAASQHLAQRGISAPRNISMVCGDPNPAFDWCRPTVAHIKWDPRLLVRRIVKWVNNVAQGKQDLSQNSIRSVFVDGGTIGPAPRDS; this comes from the coding sequence ATGTCTGAATTTCAAGTAATTACCGCAGCTGAACAAGTGGCTACTCACCTGCGTAACGAACTCGCACGAGGAGCTTGGGTCGGGGTGCTACCGGGCAGTAACAGATTAGCAGAACTCCTTGGGGTTGGGCACGGTACAATCGATACCGCACTGGGCATATTGGAGAAAGACGGTCTGATAGTCCCTCAGGGCGTGGGACGTCGCCGCCGCATCGTATCAGGAGGGAAACAGAACACCCCTTCGCTACAGATTAAAATTTTACTCTATGAAAAAAGTGATGGCAGTAGCCACTATATTGTTGATCTTTTCCACAGGCTTCATGAGGCAGGGCATCAGGCAGCATTCACAGAGAAAAGTTTATTAGATATGAAAATGGATACAAGTCGGATTAAACGACATGTCAAAAATACCACGGCAGACGCCTGGATTGTGTTTGGCGGCTCAAGATCCGTTCTGGAATGGTTTGCTAAGCGACCTGAACCCGTATTTGCTCTCGCTGGCCGACGTCGTTCCGTTGAGATTGCTGGATGTGGACCGGACAAAGTGATGGCGCAAACAGCCATTCTGAAGAAACTGGTTGGATTTGGGCATCGCCGCATCGTGATCTTATCGCGCGAGGAGCACCGTGTGCCCAGACCAGGCCATTTTGAGCAAAGCTTTCTTGAACAAATGGCCGCCCACGGTCTTCCGGTAGGTCAATATAATTTGCCGAACTGGAGTAATGACCCAGGAGGGTTACAGGATTGCTTGGATTCTCTATTTGCCACGACGCCTCCTACTGCAATGTTTATCGAAGAAATGCCTATATTTGTCGCTGCCTCTCAACATCTTGCGCAACGTGGCATTTCAGCTCCGCGCAATATTTCAATGGTTTGCGGCGATCCGAACCCAGCCTTCGACTGGTGTCGGCCAACCGTGGCCCATATCAAGTGGGATCCACGCCTATTGGTGCGCCGTATCGTAAAATGGGTGAACAATGTTGCGCAAGGCAAGCAGGACCTGAGCCAGAACTCTATCAGATCAGTCTTTGTTGATGGCGGAACAATTGGGCCTGCGCCGAGAGATTCCTAG
- a CDS encoding PEP-CTERM sorting domain-containing protein (PEP-CTERM proteins occur, often in large numbers, in the proteomes of bacteria that also encode an exosortase, a predicted intramembrane cysteine proteinase. The presence of a PEP-CTERM domain at a protein's C-terminus predicts cleavage within the sorting domain, followed by covalent anchoring to some some component of the (usually Gram-negative) cell surface. Many PEP-CTERM proteins exhibit an unusual sequence composition that includes large numbers of potential glycosylation sites. Expression of one such protein has been shown restore the ability of a bacterium to form floc, a type of biofilm.): MYKLTAILTMPLIHLAGIAGAHAATVVYEPFDVTDVGDSLNGKATGSGLAGNWNGYDGAGRLEIRSGDLSYGSLATKGNHVGLSTSENGRTGYSANPYAALDGAGLMDDGAELWFSFLVEQSTEDSNNRFMFSLGTDGTNSGSGSMNSSGNGLGVHIGNSRGNQISATTYTSGSQAKGAETSIAYSTVHLIVGRITWGLDGASDDTLDLFMPGTDLVLGSSISSISGVYDQSTFDTLAFSGKQDAPIIDEIRLGASYSDVVVTVPEPSATALLGLGGLALILRRRI, encoded by the coding sequence ATGTATAAATTAACTGCAATACTCACAATGCCATTGATTCACTTAGCTGGGATCGCTGGAGCACACGCGGCAACTGTTGTTTACGAGCCTTTCGACGTAACTGATGTCGGCGATTCATTGAATGGAAAGGCAACCGGTAGTGGTTTGGCAGGAAATTGGAATGGCTATGACGGAGCTGGACGTCTTGAAATCCGTTCCGGAGATCTTAGCTATGGATCACTGGCAACCAAAGGAAATCATGTGGGGTTGAGTACATCTGAGAATGGTCGCACTGGCTACAGCGCCAATCCCTATGCAGCACTAGACGGTGCAGGATTGATGGATGATGGCGCAGAGCTGTGGTTTAGTTTTCTTGTAGAACAATCAACAGAAGACAGCAACAATCGCTTTATGTTCTCCCTAGGCACTGATGGAACAAATTCTGGGTCAGGCTCGATGAATAGCAGTGGGAACGGTCTTGGGGTTCATATCGGCAATAGCAGAGGAAACCAGATTAGCGCGACAACATACACAAGCGGATCCCAGGCTAAAGGTGCTGAGACCTCGATCGCTTACAGTACTGTTCACTTGATAGTTGGTAGAATTACTTGGGGTTTGGACGGTGCATCGGATGATACGTTGGACCTCTTTATGCCCGGGACTGACCTCGTTCTTGGCTCTAGCATTTCTTCAATCAGCGGAGTGTATGATCAATCAACTTTCGACACTTTGGCCTTTTCTGGTAAACAGGATGCACCGATTATTGATGAGATACGCCTTGGGGCATCCTACAGTGATGTTGTCGTCACAGTACCAGAACCCTCAGCAACCGCTTTGCTTGGTTTGGGAGGGCTAGCATTGATCTTGCGTCGTCGCATCTAA
- a CDS encoding M24 family metallopeptidase, with translation MTQTNLKSPQNMPTHAESILFHADSNDPDLLYFSGFKALDPYIAFSIGQMKVGVVHSSEYGRMVAESDLDEILLVNKVNDDAARHFKLPKGQQASLSQMIIHLAEVYQIPRFRIGERFPAGLALELQQAGVEIQADKNGGVCPEREIKKTSEVESLRRGNRASEAGFRVVHKTLTESKIVRGQLVHQGKVLTSERLRELISHAALDEGAVALHTIASCGDQVHDNHNTGYGPILANQLIVVDIFPQRIDDHYWGDMTRTFLKGQASDAQRRLVRTVKKGHELAISMIKPGQVGGEVHDAVQAFFDKEGYETVRDSENVKGFFHALGHGVGLEIHENPFMRSKAPWKFKEGHVITVEPGLYYLGLGGCRIEDVVHVTPGGNELISHAPYTWEIQ, from the coding sequence ATGACCCAAACAAATTTAAAGAGCCCTCAAAATATGCCTACGCATGCAGAATCAATCCTCTTTCATGCAGATTCGAACGATCCAGATTTACTCTATTTCAGCGGTTTCAAAGCGCTCGATCCCTACATTGCGTTTTCAATAGGCCAAATGAAAGTGGGTGTGGTTCACTCGTCGGAATATGGGAGGATGGTAGCCGAGTCAGACCTGGACGAAATCCTACTTGTGAACAAAGTCAACGATGATGCTGCGCGACATTTCAAATTACCAAAAGGCCAGCAGGCGAGTCTCAGTCAAATGATCATACATCTAGCGGAGGTTTATCAGATCCCTAGATTTCGTATCGGCGAACGATTCCCAGCCGGTCTTGCACTTGAGCTTCAACAAGCGGGGGTGGAAATCCAAGCAGACAAAAACGGAGGGGTTTGCCCTGAGCGTGAAATTAAAAAAACCTCGGAAGTGGAATCATTGCGCAGGGGGAATCGAGCAAGCGAAGCAGGCTTTCGAGTCGTCCACAAAACCCTCACTGAATCCAAGATTGTGCGCGGGCAGCTTGTCCACCAAGGCAAGGTCCTTACGTCAGAGCGCCTCAGGGAGCTGATTAGCCATGCGGCTCTCGATGAAGGTGCCGTGGCGTTGCATACAATTGCGTCCTGTGGCGATCAGGTACACGACAACCACAACACCGGTTACGGCCCTATCCTTGCTAATCAGTTGATAGTCGTAGATATCTTTCCTCAGAGGATTGACGACCACTATTGGGGAGATATGACGCGGACTTTCCTCAAGGGCCAAGCCAGTGACGCACAACGGCGACTAGTGAGAACTGTTAAAAAAGGTCACGAGCTAGCGATCAGTATGATTAAGCCAGGTCAAGTCGGCGGGGAGGTGCATGATGCGGTACAGGCATTTTTTGATAAAGAGGGCTACGAAACAGTGAGAGACAGCGAGAACGTGAAAGGGTTTTTTCATGCTCTTGGTCATGGGGTCGGCCTTGAAATCCATGAAAACCCATTCATGCGATCGAAAGCGCCATGGAAATTCAAGGAGGGGCATGTCATCACCGTAGAACCTGGGCTTTATTACTTAGGCCTGGGCGGTTGTCGAATTGAAGATGTCGTGCATGTGACTCCTGGGGGCAACGAACTCATTTCCCATGCTCCTTACACATGGGAAATACAATAA
- a CDS encoding sulfatase family protein yields the protein MNHQFLTSLRAFIFSAALVHADKASSPLNFVFFIADDISYEDLGCYGHPTIKTPHIDRLASNGMRFNNAYLTSSSCSPSRCSIITGRYPHNTGAAELHTTLPENPSLFPLLLKDAGYYTALSGKHHMGKSANIAFSKISRGKGAGLEEDWVSILQNRPKNIPFFCWYASSDAHRDWAIRPGTPTYQPEDVIVPPYMVNGPETRRDLAGYYHEISRFDHYIGLVVEELERQNVLENTVIIVMADNGRPFPRCKTRLYDSGIKTPFIIHYPKGTKTGVSSSLISSIDVSATVLDLAKVPKSERIQGVSLTPIMKNPKATVRDLVFAEHNWHVYRSHERLVRMGDWLYIRNNVPDQQNLCVEAYIGGAGKELKAAHQAGTLTKAQMNIFQNPCPEEELYHVGKDPEQLTNLADNPENETILKTMRKQLKIWTEQTGDTLPKNLKPSRGSKEARNKKTKSEMPGASSGAQQINHPGPIRVQP from the coding sequence ATGAATCACCAATTCCTAACTTCGTTGCGGGCATTTATATTCTCCGCAGCGCTCGTCCATGCGGATAAAGCATCAAGTCCACTCAACTTCGTCTTTTTTATCGCTGATGATATTTCATATGAAGATCTTGGCTGCTATGGACACCCGACAATTAAAACGCCCCACATAGACCGATTGGCAAGCAATGGTATGCGTTTCAATAACGCTTATCTAACGTCAAGTAGTTGTAGTCCAAGCCGATGCAGTATCATTACCGGACGCTACCCCCATAATACTGGTGCAGCCGAGTTGCACACCACCTTACCTGAAAACCCATCACTCTTCCCCCTGTTACTTAAAGATGCGGGGTATTACACCGCTCTTTCCGGGAAGCACCACATGGGCAAATCTGCAAATATCGCCTTTAGTAAAATATCACGTGGCAAGGGGGCTGGTTTAGAAGAAGACTGGGTGAGTATTTTGCAAAATCGCCCTAAAAACATACCTTTTTTCTGTTGGTATGCATCATCGGACGCCCACAGGGATTGGGCGATCAGACCAGGAACGCCAACTTACCAACCTGAAGACGTCATTGTTCCCCCATACATGGTTAACGGCCCGGAAACGCGTCGAGACCTGGCTGGATACTACCACGAAATTAGTCGCTTCGACCACTATATCGGCTTAGTCGTTGAAGAACTTGAGCGACAGAATGTTCTCGAAAATACGGTCATCATCGTCATGGCGGATAATGGCCGCCCTTTTCCCCGGTGCAAAACGCGGCTTTATGACAGCGGTATTAAAACGCCATTTATCATACATTACCCCAAAGGAACCAAAACCGGAGTCAGCAGTAGCCTGATCAGCTCCATCGATGTGTCAGCCACAGTTCTTGATCTCGCTAAGGTTCCAAAAAGCGAGCGCATCCAAGGTGTCAGCCTAACACCTATTATGAAAAATCCCAAAGCCACTGTCCGTGACCTTGTTTTTGCTGAACACAATTGGCATGTTTACCGTAGCCATGAGCGACTCGTTCGCATGGGTGACTGGCTGTATATTCGTAACAATGTCCCCGATCAACAAAACCTCTGCGTAGAGGCATACATAGGAGGAGCTGGAAAAGAATTGAAAGCCGCTCATCAAGCCGGCACGTTAACAAAGGCTCAGATGAATATTTTCCAAAATCCCTGCCCGGAAGAAGAGCTATACCATGTTGGGAAAGATCCTGAACAATTAACGAATCTAGCAGACAACCCTGAAAACGAGACGATTCTCAAGACCATGCGGAAGCAGCTTAAAATCTGGACTGAGCAGACGGGCGATACTTTACCCAAAAACCTCAAACCAAGCCGAGGCAGTAAAGAAGCAAGGAACAAGAAAACAAAAAGCGAAATGCCTGGAGCCTCTTCCGGAGCTCAACAGATCAATCATCCTGGCCCGATCAGGGTTCAGCCATAA